The Methanolobus sp. WCC4 genome includes the window ATCCAATTCCTTTACAATGCCTGCAATGAAGGAAAAAGATGTGCGATCATAGCAACCGAGGAAACCCCTGATAAAATAGTGATACATGGTAAAGCACTCGGCTTTGACCTTGGACCTTTTGTGGAAAGCGGTCAGCTGTCCATGATACATTTCCTTGAGACCAGAGCTCAGGATCTCGACGAAAGATACCGCAGGAGCTACACAGTACTGAACAATGATCTCAACAGTCTTCTCCACCAATTACAGGAAGATATCGACATTATTGTACTTGACAACCTCGGAACTTTCTCGATCGGCGTGGAGCTGAAAGAGTTCAGGGATCAGGTCGATACTCTGGCCTACGTGCTCTCAAAGCAAAA containing:
- a CDS encoding ATPase domain-containing protein, translated to MTRISTGITDLDKKLQGGYPEGECILITGEPGTGKTIIGIQFLYNACNEGKRCAIIATEETPDKIVIHGKALGFDLGPFVESGQLSMIHFLETRAQDLDERYRRSYTVLNNDLNSLLHQLQEDIDIIVLDNLGTFSIGVELKEFRDQVDTLAYVLSKQKRTSIVVMDATAHELSHRIAEYSTYGTIKLTTKENPYTGKMERYMYIPKMRGTKVTLELINYDITSEGVKLLSSKANRQL